The sequence ACCTCCTGGATGATGAATACCAGCCTCGCGAGCCTTATGTCATTGTCAGGGACGCCTGTAGGATGGTCGGTCGAGAGCTTCCATACAATGTTGTCACTAACAACTGTGAACACTTTGTCACTGAACTGCGATATGGCGAGGCAGAGTCACGGCAGGTGAGTGCACAAGAGTCTATATTATGCTGTTTATGTTTAATCAACATACAAAATCTGGTTAAGGCCAAAGGTTGAGGCATGGGACTTTATAAAGCTTTGATTTATCATGTTATTTTTACAAGAAGTGAGAAATTTTGTGTTGTTCCCTCAATGAGAAATCTTCAGGTTTATACAGTATCTGCAGCTGCAAACTGAGATTTTCATACAAGCATCTTATTCTTTGAAACAACATACTGATCTGACACAATCTAGTTTGATGGATAAGAAGCAGATGTTTatgaaatttatttagtttatgaAAGCTTGTTTAATCAGGCCTCTCAACGTATCTGTCGCCTTCAGTGCTGCAACTATACACAACTCTCTAAAGTGTAAATACTATGTGTGTGTAATCATATTTAGTACTAGAAAACCTCATTTAAAAAACTAAGACTGCCAAAGTTAATGTGTTAACACAAAGAGATTTTTCTGTGGAATCAACatgttaattcttttttttatacataaagtTATCATTCATGCcttattaaaaatctgaatttggcgtTATTttggtgagagaagctgatttaaGCAAAGGTGCCTTGTTAAAGCTGTGACCATAATTCACCAAAAACACTTTAGCCTCCTTATTAATGAAGATTCTAACAGTCTTACATTTAGAAGATGCTTCAGGATCACCCATTTGATACGTAACACAAAAAACCACTCAGCCGTCACATCTCCTCACGGCCCATATAAATAATGTCTGTTTCAAGTGTTGTAATACTTCACCGCCACCGCGTGTTTTGCTTTGCCATGGtaaagtcagttcctccactagagggcagtgctaAGTTTAGAGTTCACCAGTGTCAGTTTCACACAGTTTGGCGGCAGTAATGAatcactataaagttgtttccaatcATCAAATCGACAAGTAATGTAAGTACTTGTATGCAGTTTGAAAAAATGTGGTATTGGTAAATCACTAACATTTACATCTAAAGaggaaaatgtttcaaaatCTCCATCCTCGTATgcagtttttactcatttaagtaCATCTACACAGCTTATGGCACACTGACATAATGAAAAGTGTTACGACTTGTTGACGTTAACTGATGGATATAAATTTAGAGGTTGGTTAGGGATAAGCACTTAATTTCCATCCATCGTGACACTTGTAGAGAGTACCTGCTGGTTCAAAACTCATCCTGAATCATGTCTTTACAGAGTCATTGgccttttctcttttcctcccaCTAGTACTTCCTTACTTTTTTTACTGTGTATGGTTTAAGTCTGCATGTAATACGAATTATAGTTCGAACATTACAAAAACCTTCGCGATTAAGACCTAATTATTTTACTGAGGAAGTGTTTTCACTGTCCTGTTGCTAGATGATGCCTGAGAGAATACAATAACGTGGCGATGAAGACTACCTCCATAGATTATGACACCATAGGTactgtgtgacatgtttgttttgtttttcaggttcaaacagcagctgtggttggaggcATAGCCGCAGCAGGTGTGGCAGTTGCAGTTTTGGGTGctgctctgttttctgctctgcacaaagatgacaaaagaagacaaaatcATAAGTGACATGGAAGAAGAGAAGCAATAATCCTGCTGGAGTCTGGATTATTTCAGCTACCTTTGTAAATCTTTTTGATTTTCTGTGTGGGAGAAACAAACAGCAATGTAAAATGTTGTCAatcattaatttaattgttaataTTAAATCAGACCTAGGATATTTTCCTTATATGCAAAGTCTTTGCAATGACTTCCTAACTTTTACATGCTAAATTATTTCAAGTGAGCATTATGTATGAGCACCAGCACAGATAAGTTACTCCTCctataaataaagaccaaacTGACATTTATTGTATGTAAGATATATTTGTTGGCAACAATCATGACTTACTGAGCGGCACTGAGAGCGAAACTGTGAAAAGGGAAACAGTGCAAGcacagagaaacaggaaaatacTGAGTTATGTTTTACTTAAGACCTTTTATGAGCTTAGAGGGTGTTTATCCCTCCTATCTGGCTAAGCATTGTTCTGAATCACAATCAGCTACTGTTCTGTTACTGAACCCTGTTACAGACCAGGCAGGTGGACTCAGCTTTTCTCAGTGTTAGAATCAAATTAAaagcttgtttgttttctcaataGCAAGCAGTTGGTTAGTAAAGATTTTGGGAATCAATTCTTTTTGCATGTgtctgttaaataaagattcaactaaataagcaaataaaaggtttttaagtttttattgcattttaaaaaatcttacaactttgtgtgtgcatgaatagTTGGAAAAGGCATCTGCATAGATTTGTAATTAAtctttaaactgtgtttttaaatcacatgaGCACCTTTAAAAGACACTGAATGATCCAGAAGCTGGAACatgaatgcatttatttaaatttgctgAAAGAACAAACTCTTCTTTTCTCATTCTGATCTAACAAGGCTGATTATAGACAAGTGTTGTGGGACATATACCATATACCATACCACTGCAGCCTTACAGCAAGAATCTCCCTGGGGGAAAGTTAgaaccttgagggcagtggcctttctgtgtgttctccccgtgggttctctccgggttctccggcttcctcccaccatccaaagacatgcatgttaggttaatcgATTACTCAAAATTCTCCTATGAAACAGAAGTCTACTTCTGTAAATATGATGCATGCCATCAAAAAGCTTCATGGGCTCAGAGTGGCATTATAATTTCATAGATTAACATAATCTCCATTGGGGATTTAGTTTATctcaaaaataaagacagaaactaAATCTGATAAAACTGGAAGCTTTCTGTAGTATAAAAAGGCCAAAGCAGTAAAGCATCTAATAAGTAGAGGCAGCTGGAAGTGGCTGGTCCCCAGAATCAGCATAACACTCCACATTGTTCCTGGGGTCACTTTCTGAGAGCTCCATGAAATCCAGGGTGGGCTGTGAAGGCTTGGGCTGTGGGACATACtccagaaataataaaatctcaTACTCTACACACTTTAGGACTCTGAGAGGAGAAATTAGAGCAGCTGATCATCAAGTAAAGACATAATGTAAAGCAATGGCACTGATTTATGGGGTTACAGGCTGAATACTGATGCAGCAGAGCCTCAAACATGAACactatttgcatttatttttaacaaagttATTTAACCAGAGGAATTCAGCTTTTACCACCCACTTCTTCAGTTTTCCTCCCCACCTCAGTAGGCTGTGTGTCGTTCCAGCTGCACTCGATCATTTGACAAGGAGCTTTATTTCATTCTGCTGCCAAATTAAATTTGTCCCACTATTAAATTTAATAGGGGCTTCAGTATAGCATCAAAAATCCCATTTAAAGGAATAAACCTGAAGGGAATTTAGTGGCCCCATGCAGAGGCAGAGATGGACCCTCAGCACAGAGGAGGCAGATTGTTCTCAAAGCTTTACAGATTATATGACCATGAAACTGTAGCAGAAGGACTTCTGCTTGAGAAATTTTAACACTGACATAGAACAGCTGCTATATGTTGCCCACTGGGGAAGAATAGCCAGAGTCTGTATTCACGCCAAAAGACTTCAAAATTGCAGGCCTGTAGGTGGCCTGTAGGTGGAGCTGTAACGGTGCCACAGAAATACACTAAAAACAGGGAATAAGACATGGAGTATGCCCATAAACTTGTGCAGTGTAAACAAACctacaaagaagaaaatgtttgagaactgAACAAAAAGGAGATAATTGTGtggattttgtgtgttttacaggTTTTTCTCGCTCTCACGTAAAGCTAACTAAACAAGCtacaaaaaacaatttttttaaatgcttttttgtatgaaaagtgttttttaaataaaatttgatttgatattcacTACATTGTGGCCTTAAACACCAAAATGCTCATTTTTCCTGTGACTTTTCCATCACACATTTATCTAAGCTACATGTTTGTGATTAGTTGCAACCCAGACGTTATGTCCCTGTATAAAGAAGCGGTTAGCTAGGCTAGCCCATTAGAATCCCCCTACACACCACCCCGCAACCCCAACTCACTCTCAAGTTGCTTTAGTCTCATATGTGcgtttcattttgtgttttgcattattttatgtGCATTGTTCACTGTAAACATGTCTTCCTGATTAACATCATCACAGATGGTTAACCATTGAGTTTAATGGCCTATAGAAAAGTAGCACTTGTGAGACTGGCCTTGCTGTGAGCAGCTATTGAAAGTTGAATTTAGGAACAGCATAAAAAACTACTGCCAGAGCCGTCTGTGATAAAAAAGCAATGTGACAAGGAGCCATGGAGGCCTAAAACAAACTACCTTTTGGTGCTTGTGTCAGCTGAGGATGTATGGTTTCCCCTTCAGCAGTCTGTCACCAAAAACTTCTCACATTCAAGTTCCCCCAAAGGGCAGACAGAGGAGAGGTGGAGCCAGGCCCAACCAGGAGTGCTGTTAGACCCCCCAAACTTCTTCCAGTCCATACAAAGATGTTATTGAGCCTTGTCTTTGCACCTGCTGAAGTCGTGGAGGAGATGGCACAGGCTCTTCCTGTGTATCTGAGGGGGCAACAAAGCTCCACTACCTCCCTGCTGCAAAACAAGCTCAACAAACAgtgtttaaagattttttttcctgaaaaggCAAACTGCTGCCATGCCAGATAAGTCAACAAATGAAGGCCAGTGAAGCTTTCTTCATCATGTGTGAGGCTTTTTGTAGGAGAGGTTGTGTaggagaagggggggggggggggggggggtttgtaAAATGGGAGCAGGACTGCATAACGACAGGAGCCAGGAGGACGTGGTTTAGAGATGGAGGACGTGGTTTAGTGATTTCTGGGTGGTGCCCACTCAGGTGGCTGAAACACACCCCCTCTAATTCTGGGCTTACAATGAGGAAACTGTTTCAGCAGGACAAGGGCCTGGTCTCTCCAGCTGCTGCCTGGGAGAGATTAGAATAACAATGGCTTGGGTTAATGATGTTTGTGCCGTTAAAGATAGAAAGtcattactaaaaaaaaagcctttaggCCTCCGAGTCAAAGAGAATGAAAGgagtgttgtttttattttttattttacactgatTATTTGCAGCAGCAGATCAATGCCgcattttatttcagcttctTGGATCTTCTCTTTCTGCTTTAACTCCAGCAGCGTATGCCATACCGGCTTGTTTCATGCATTAGCAGCTATTTCTTTCTAGCTTTTCACCTGACTCCTTCACTCATCATGTTGTCGCAGCAGGCAGAATTGAGTTGGAGCTGACAgaaatgggcaaaaaaaaaaaaaaaaaaggaaaaaaaaagggggggaaagccaaaggagaggagaaaaaagctaaagaaaaaacagctttgAAGACGACTGAGCTCCTAAAGCTGTATTTTAAAGTTGGATGGCACATCAGAGGCCCGAGCAGCTACAGTTCTCCCTTTTTATGGGCTATATATGCTCATACTGCAGCATCCAAAAAGGGCAGTTCTCTGTAAAGCCAAGCAGACCCAGGCCAAACATTTACCACCAGCCTGTAAGGCTTAATTATCCTTTGGATTACAAAGAGAGAAAGCTGGTTTCAGGGTTGCAACACAAATAGAAGATAGCTGTatctaaaaataagaaaatgtgacATGATTATAAcgtatttacatttgttttatagGCTGACAGTATAATTTAGAGCAACCTAATGTTAGATAGGATTAATTTTCTCTGGTTCCTTTTTCCCTGAGCAGTTATTTTGGCTCCCTAAATGTCCATTTGAGCTCATTGGCTCTCAATATTTATCACATaaataaaccatttaaatgataaacttCAGCGGATGCACATAAACTTGTCTCCGTGATGACATGGCCTTGTTCTCACTAAAGCTAACTAAACAAGCTAATCGCTACCAAGAACAAATATACTTTTGTttcaaatgctttattttaatttattttattttattatgaaaagtgctttataaataaaatttcattttgaTATTCACTACATTGTGGCCTTAAACaccaaaatacacatttttcctGTGACTTTTTCATCAGGTATTTATCTAAGCTGCATTTTGTGATTAGCTGCAACACAGATGTTTTGTCCTTGTTTAGAGATGCTGTTAGTGGTTTGATTTTTCTCTGATTCTTCAGTTTAATAGACTTGGAAAAGAGTTAAcgttagattaaaataaatgccAAGAGAATAACCATGGCACACACTTGTCTTTTGAATCTTGTATACATTGACTTAGAAAGCTGCTcaattctgtttcttttccttttgtacAGGCAATCAATACTGAGTCAAACCAAGTGAGAAATTCAGATATTAGGATTACTTCACAGACATCCAAAGACTTTCCAGAccaaaatcaataacttttgcCTCAACCAGAGGTATTTAGACTGATTCTGACTGATTAGATtgattttcttcatttactGACATTAAGATGAtcaaaaaataaagtaagaaaTGATTGATTATCTCTAAATCACCTGTGTCCTATGGCCTTAGATgccacttttatttctttttttttttttttacataaattggATCCAATTCAAAGTCAGAGCAATTGCACAACAGTGcaagagtaaaataaatacaaaatccTTGGTGGTCTGCAGTATAAGCAAACTAGAGATCAGCATGACAGTCACGCCAAACAATAGATGCACCAAATTGCCTTCttcaaatattcatgttttaaagaTCCATGTTTCTAAGTCAACGTGTAAAGTAAATAAGGCAATTGTAGAAGTCAGTCCAGACAATCAAAGCAACAAATATTGGAGTTGGGTAAAGAAATAAGAGATGGATGGTGAAAGAGGTTTGTGATTAAATACAtgcaaaggaagaaaaagaaatgttgatgCCTGTCTGTGAAGCTGATGAAGTGTGGCATGTGCTCAGCCTTCATCTAAACGCTCGCTGCTTCTCTTCCTCATGGACTTGGAGAGGTAACTGAGGAAAGAGGAACTGAGGAAATGCCTGTGGCCGagccttttatttttccatggcAGCGTTATAAACATATAGAGCAACAACATCTCCTGCGTGTACCGGCTCAGCCCACAGAACTGCGGCGTGCCTCTCACAAACAGCACTATGTTGATATGAATGCCTTCTGTGTGTAAGCATATACATGCTATCTGTCCTCTGTTCACACATGTGTCTGTTCATGAAACACATACATAATAAGTGCAAATGTTTATTTCCAAAATGTTTCCTGTGTAAATTATCCTGCTTGGCCTAACAGAGGTAGATTCACAGGCCTGGATGCGTGGGTGTATTAATGTCTCAAAAATAGACTGCAGGTAAATGGTGGAGATTGTGCATCCTCTGAATGTGCCTGACTGTGTCTGAAACAGGAATAAATAAGTCTTTGC comes from Melanotaenia boesemani isolate fMelBoe1 chromosome 20, fMelBoe1.pri, whole genome shotgun sequence and encodes:
- the LOC121631608 gene encoding phospholipase A and acyltransferase 4-like; this encodes MAPTLFDSDAKPGDLIEIFRETYNHWAIFIGGNEVVHLIPPTHRGGDLGSFGEMLSFLESNKAQVRRQRLWEVVGSDNFHVNNLLDDEYQPREPYVIVRDACRMVGRELPYNVVTNNCEHFVTELRYGEAESRQVQTAAVVGGIAAAGVAVAVLGAALFSALHKDDKRRQNHK